The genomic region CTTCTTCAAGCATGTCCTCTCGACCATCGCCATGGGCCGCTACGGCAAGCCCGAGGAAGTCGCCAACGTCATCGTCTTCCTGCTCTCCTCGGCGGCCAGCTGGGTCACCGGCGTCAACGTCACCGTCGACGGCGGCCAGAACAAACGCGTCAAGTTCTAGAACCCGTCCGAGACTGCGAAAACCGGGCTCGTATCAC from Emcibacter sp. SYSU 3D8 harbors:
- a CDS encoding SDR family oxidoreductase, which codes for FFKHVLSTIAMGRYGKPEEVANVIVFLLSSAASWVTGVNVTVDGGQNKRVKF